A genome region from Nocardia sp. NBC_01730 includes the following:
- a CDS encoding TetR/AcrR family transcriptional regulator C-terminal domain-containing protein, producing MQLHRADVIDGAIAILDRYGLADLTMRRLAGSLQVQPGALYWHFPNKQALLGAVADKILAPMEDPIVAEDWSEQITELAHRLRDCLLAYRDGAELVSATYASRLTTSKGRERLVSTAIRAGMPQAEAELAAFTLLYYVLGQTVDEQSRMQMDSVGALPDDASPLDETPDATARFDFGLQLFIAGVRHLLGTRVR from the coding sequence GTGCAGTTGCACCGGGCGGACGTGATCGACGGCGCCATCGCGATTCTGGACCGATATGGTCTCGCCGACCTCACCATGCGCAGGCTGGCGGGTTCTCTCCAGGTGCAACCCGGCGCACTGTACTGGCACTTCCCGAACAAACAGGCGTTGCTCGGCGCGGTCGCCGACAAGATCCTCGCACCGATGGAAGACCCGATCGTGGCCGAGGACTGGTCGGAGCAGATCACCGAATTGGCGCACCGCCTGCGCGACTGCCTTCTGGCCTACCGGGACGGCGCCGAATTGGTCTCGGCGACATACGCTTCCCGACTCACCACGAGCAAGGGTCGGGAACGGCTGGTGAGCACAGCGATTCGCGCGGGTATGCCGCAGGCCGAGGCCGAGCTCGCGGCGTTCACGCTGCTGTACTACGTGCTCGGCCAGACCGTGGACGAACAGTCCAGGATGCAGATGGACTCCGTCGGCGCGCTCCCCGACGACGCCTCGCCACTGGACGAAACCCCCGACGCCACCGCGCGTTTCGACTTCGGCCTGCAGCTCTTCATCGCGGGCGTGCGCCACCTGCTCGGCACCCGCGTCCGCTGA